In a genomic window of Gossypium arboreum isolate Shixiya-1 chromosome 7, ASM2569848v2, whole genome shotgun sequence:
- the LOC108488153 gene encoding uncharacterized protein LOC108488153, whose amino-acid sequence MRHVLVILRRNLQNIKKSPRVADENMYGGGGNSNNNNGIFIDRRLSSRGSWNGISVICNVVRAPLSLVSCFFSQPHIDGATDGVWVSTEIAQISEMNHLMVSDSMRYAILM is encoded by the coding sequence ATGAGGCATGTGCTGGTGATTTTGCGACGAAATCTGCAGAACATAAAGAAAAGCCCCCGAGTAGCCGATGAGAACATGTATGGAGGTGGAGGGAACAGCAACAATAATAATGGGATTTTCATAGATAGGAGATTATCATCTCGAGGGTCCTGGAATGGGATCTCAGTGATTTGCAATGTCGTAAGAGCTCCTCTTTCTCTAGTTTCATGCTTTTTTTCTCAACCCCATATTGATGGAGCTACCGATGGGGTTTGGGTGTCAACTGAAATTGCTCAAATATCAGAAATGAATCACTTGATGGTCAGTGACAGCATGCGTTATGCAATCCTGATGTAA